Proteins from a single region of Apium graveolens cultivar Ventura chromosome 7, ASM990537v1, whole genome shotgun sequence:
- the LOC141675061 gene encoding ras-related protein RABA1f-like translates to MTFRGDEDYDYLFKVVLIGDSGVGKSNLLSRFSRNEFSLESKSTIGVEFATRSIQVDDKVVKAQIWDTAGQERYRAITSAYYRGAVGALLVYDVTRRITFENVERWLKELRDHTDTNIVIMLVGNKADLRHLRAVSTDDAMAFAERENTFFMETSALEALNVESSFTEVLTQIYHVVSRKALDIGDDPAALPKGQTVNIGGKDDVSAMKKSGCCSS, encoded by the exons ATGACATTTAGAGGAGATGAGGATTATGATTACCTGTTTAAGGTTGTATTGATCGGAGATTCTGGTGTTGGAAAATCGAATCTTTTATCAAGATTTTCTCGAAATGAGTTTAGCCTTGAATCCAAATCTACCATTGGTGTCGAATTCGCAACACGTAGCATTCAGGTTGATGACAAGGTTGTTAAGGCCCAGATTTGGGACACTGCTGGTCAGGAAAG GTACCGTGCAATCACAAGTGCCTACTATCGTGGTGCTGTTGGTGCTTTACTAGTTTATGATGTTACACGCCGTATTACATTTGAAAATGTGGAAAGGTGGTTGAAAGAGCTTCGGGATCACACAGACACCAATATTGTGATCATGCTAGTAGGGAACAAAGCAGATCTACGTCATCTGCGTGCTGTTTCTACAGATGATGCAATGGCCTTTGCTGAACGTGAGAATACTTTTTTCATGGAAACATCAGCTCTCGAGGCATTGAACGTTGAGTCTTCCTTCACTGAAGTGCTCACTCAAATCTATCATGTTGTAAGTAGGAAGGCACTTGACATTGGAGATGACCCAGCTGCTTTGCCCAAGGGCCAAACTGTTAATATTGGAGGCAAAGATGATGTATCCGCTATGAAGAAATCCGGATGTTGCTCATCCTGA
- the LOC141675060 gene encoding transcription factor VOZ1-like, giving the protein MNTGVGGKHQGLKERAKKRVDGLQGMLYSLQLARKESRPNDVVLLEEQVNQMLREWQTELNQPSPASSFQGGGSLGSFSSEIDRLLQLRDEEGDATSGLPTPETKSEMEKIGGDMALQQGDGSLGSLSWDISAMLQLAEEEDDATSGLPALKSERHVMQTSGGNRSLCDTEVPQQHGFVSVDQYKDSISGATEMRVNNMGVPCQIDYNLFDLHQGLETFTEFDNSDFCGEVAVPQTDSFLPCICPPPSAFLGPKCALWDCPRPVQGWNQDYCSTFHGNLAPNEGRPGMTPVLRPGGIGLKYNLLFSAVKAKIEGKYVGVPDCEGAATARCPWNAAELFDLSLLEGETIREWLFFDKPRRAFKSGNRKQRSLPDYEGRGWHETGKQVNNEFGGLRRSYYMDPQPKENLEWHLYEYEISKCDTFALYRLALERVDGKKISKKVGKDSVAHLQKQMKKLSASTK; this is encoded by the exons ATGAATACTGGTGTTGGTGGGAAGCATCAGGGTTTGAAAGAGAGAGCGAAGAAGCGGGTGGACGGTCTACAGGGTATGCTCTATAGTCTGCAGTTGGCTAGGAAAGAGAGCCGCCCAAATGATGTAGTTTTACTGGAAGAACAGGTTAATCAGATGCTCCGGGAGTGGCAAACTGAACTTAATCAACCTTCCCCTGCTTCTTCTTTCCAG GGTGGTGGGAGTTTAGGGTCTTTTTCTTCAGAAATTGATAGGCTGTTACAACTTCGTGATGAGGAAGGTGATGCCACTAGCGGATTACCAACCCCAGAGACCAAATCAGAGATGGAGAAAATTGGCGGCGACATGGCACTTCAACAG GGTGATGGTAGCTTAGGGTCTTTATCTTGGGACATTAGTGCGATGTTGCAGCTTGCTGAGGAGGAAGATGATGCCACCAGTGGATTACCAGCCCTAAAGTCGGAAAGACATGTTATGCAGACATCTGGTGGCAACAGG AGTTTGTGTGACACTGAAGTGCCCCAACAGCATGGCTTTGTGTCAGTTGATCAATACAAAGACTCTATATCAGGAGCTACCGAAATGCGAGTTAATAACATGGGTGTTCCATGTCAAATTGACTACAATTTGTTTGATTTGCATCAAGGGTTGGAGACCTTTACTGAATTTGATAACTCAGATTTCTGTGGAGAGGTAGCTGTTCCTCAGACTGACAGCTTTCTACCATGTATCTGCCCTCCACCTTCTGCTTTTCTAGGACCAAAATGTGCACTTTGGGATTGTCCTAGGCCTGTTCAAGGTTGGAATCAAGACTATTGCAGTACCTTTCATGGCAATCTTGCACCAAATGAAGGCCGTCCTGGCATGACTCCGGTACTACGTCCTGGGGGCATTGGTTTGAAGTATAACTTACTTTTTTCAGCTGTCAAAGCAAAAATAGAGGGAAAATATGTTGGTGTTCCAGATTGTGAGGGTGCGGCAACTGCAAGATGTCCGTGGAATGCTGCTG AGCTCTTTGATCTTTCATTACTCGAAGGTGAAACAATTAGAGAGTGGCTTTTCTTTGACAAACCTCGAAGAGCATTTAAGAGTGGAAATAGGAAGCAAAGGTCTCTGCCAGATTATGAGGGGCGGGGTTGGCACGAGACAGGGAAGCAAGTGAATAATGAGTTTGGAGGGCTGAGGAGATCCTACTACATGGATCCTCAACCGAAGGAAAATCTAGAATGGCACTTGTACGAATACGAGATTAGCAAGTGCGACACTTTTGCCTTGTACAGATTGGCACTTGAGCGCGTGGATGGgaagaaaatttcaaaaaagGTTGGCAAAGATTCGGTTGCTCATCTGCAAAAGCAAATGAAGAAGCTTTCAGCTTCCACTAAATGA